A single region of the Bacteroidota bacterium genome encodes:
- a CDS encoding OmpA family protein, whose translation MKTFYFLLLVCSSFYGFGQQKILSLYFENKEYTLTSANLKNLVQYAEILTDSSILITAIQINGYTDEKASDDFNITLSKNRAEAVYNNLSSRIPANSSNKIKVQWYGETIPENPQSGYHYGKRCVDIIITYTQAKVEEIPVTDNIQDLLDKLKTPKQYFTIDPDRDTVIYGNYGTVINIPADAFYIPESKSNEQVEIILQESYTVSDMLLNGLTTVSGKSQLQTDGMLYVNAKIGSRMLTLKDDKALRILIPTDSLVEGMQFFTGAHDANGNLNWQVSRRQFRSINRYQLNRLLDPSMFSKKVRRKSCPYLFCGMRNDLGLVTPAYTERKSYYRTNWKAYYAYVDSLCVAFGVKDRYALNRLLNKRQEKEAKTNFYMVESTGLGFMNCDRFIDLPEEQKTIVMVDAPLTDNVVAYMVFKSFKSILPTNYASASKIGFSNVGKGNTCYVVLIKYENKTPYLSITELEIAENATVQPVFNQMTEAELKAALNKLNT comes from the coding sequence ATGAAAACCTTTTATTTCCTCCTATTGGTTTGCTCCTCGTTTTATGGATTTGGTCAGCAAAAAATACTCAGTCTTTACTTTGAAAATAAGGAATATACCCTCACCTCTGCCAACCTGAAAAACCTCGTTCAATACGCCGAAATACTTACCGACAGCAGTATCCTGATTACTGCAATTCAAATAAATGGATACACTGATGAAAAGGCTTCAGATGATTTTAATATTACCCTTTCAAAAAACCGGGCAGAAGCGGTATATAATAATTTAAGCAGTCGAATTCCGGCCAATAGCAGCAATAAAATTAAGGTTCAATGGTATGGTGAAACAATACCTGAAAATCCCCAAAGCGGATATCATTATGGCAAACGTTGTGTAGATATTATTATAACCTACACCCAAGCAAAAGTTGAAGAAATTCCCGTTACCGATAATATTCAGGACCTGCTCGATAAATTAAAAACACCCAAACAATATTTCACTATTGACCCCGACCGTGATACTGTTATTTATGGTAATTATGGAACCGTAATTAATATTCCCGCAGATGCATTTTATATTCCTGAAAGTAAATCGAACGAACAAGTTGAAATTATTTTACAGGAATCCTATACCGTAAGCGATATGCTATTAAATGGCCTCACCACCGTTTCCGGAAAATCGCAATTGCAAACCGATGGTATGTTATATGTGAATGCAAAAATTGGCTCACGCATGTTAACCTTAAAAGATGATAAAGCACTACGCATTTTAATTCCAACCGATTCACTTGTTGAAGGCATGCAATTTTTTACAGGTGCACACGATGCAAATGGAAATTTGAATTGGCAAGTATCGCGTCGTCAATTTAGAAGCATAAACCGATATCAGCTAAATCGGCTTTTAGATCCAAGTATGTTTTCTAAAAAAGTGCGACGTAAAAGTTGCCCCTATTTATTTTGTGGTATGCGAAATGATTTGGGTTTAGTAACTCCCGCTTACACCGAACGCAAATCTTATTACCGAACTAATTGGAAGGCATATTATGCGTACGTTGATAGTTTATGTGTCGCATTTGGTGTTAAAGACAGATATGCACTCAATCGTTTGTTAAATAAACGTCAAGAGAAAGAAGCAAAAACCAATTTTTATATGGTAGAGTCAACCGGTTTAGGATTTATGAACTGTGACCGATTTATTGATTTGCCTGAAGAGCAGAAAACAATTGTTATGGTAGATGCACCATTAACTGATAATGTAGTTGCCTATATGGTTTTTAAATCATTTAAAAGTATTTTACCCACGAATTATGCCAGTGCAAGTAAAATTGGTTTTTCAAATGTAGGCAAAGGAAATACCTGTTATGTGGTGCTCATAAAATATGAAAATAAAACCCCATACTTAAGTATCACCGAATTAGAAATTGCCGAAAACGCCACCGTTCAACCCGTTTTCAACCAAATGACCGAAGCAGAATTAAAGGCAGCCCTAAATAAACTCAATACATAA
- a CDS encoding T9SS type A sorting domain-containing protein yields MAIKKKRLIKELMQYSMMSSAFLLSGNVIKAQVTYFDVVPDFVLDTGGEGAYLDIDNNGTIDFVVLNSSFTFTTFPYEHIINRRDLLAGPFISQNYLAGTTVHYSTSSGGWTWAFPYALSNGQKIDSNLEWRNNAEQFLAEKEIHETFTADCFYCHWFNESNSLSIFDHYIGIAFLDFANNNHFGWIRCDVKDLGRTLVIKDYAFETMPNHAIFAGDTTHYVTITEPVTKPVAKIFSKSNSLTIITTVISDELYLSVFDVNGKEIESIVLNSETNKIPFIHPTGIYFYSLSIKGEIIQSGKIANL; encoded by the coding sequence ATGGCTATTAAAAAGAAGCGCTTAATAAAAGAATTAATGCAATATTCAATGATGAGTTCAGCTTTTTTATTGTCAGGCAATGTAATAAAGGCACAGGTTACATATTTTGATGTTGTCCCGGATTTTGTCTTAGATACCGGTGGCGAAGGCGCTTATTTGGATATTGATAATAATGGCACTATAGATTTTGTAGTATTGAATTCGTCATTCACCTTTACAACTTTTCCATACGAGCATATTATAAACAGAAGGGATTTATTAGCAGGACCTTTTATATCTCAAAATTATCTAGCCGGCACAACAGTTCATTATTCTACTTCCTCCGGAGGATGGACATGGGCCTTCCCATATGCATTATCAAATGGTCAAAAAATTGATAGCAATCTTGAGTGGAGAAACAACGCAGAGCAATTTTTAGCAGAAAAAGAAATACATGAAACATTTACAGCTGATTGCTTTTATTGCCACTGGTTTAATGAATCCAATTCCCTTTCAATTTTCGATCATTATATTGGAATAGCATTTTTAGATTTTGCAAATAATAATCATTTTGGATGGATACGGTGCGATGTTAAAGATTTGGGGCGAACACTCGTAATAAAAGATTATGCATTTGAAACCATGCCTAATCATGCGATATTCGCAGGAGACACAACGCATTATGTAACAATAACTGAACCTGTTACAAAACCGGTGGCTAAAATATTTTCTAAAAGTAATTCTCTAACAATAATTACAACTGTAATATCAGATGAATTATACCTTTCTGTTTTTGATGTTAATGGTAAAGAAATTGAATCAATTGTATTAAATTCCGAAACAAATAAAATCCCATTTATACATCCGACGGGTATTTATTTTTATTCATTGAGCATAAAAGGTGAAATTATCCAGTCGGGTAAAATTGCTAATTTATAG
- a CDS encoding glutamine synthetase III: MISNRSSAMEQVLNREAIEVKVPSTKISDYYGSNVFSEEIMRKHLSEEAYFSVKASIQHGQKIDRKIADQVAASMKAWAMSKGATHYTHWFQPLTGTTAEKHDSFFTPSGPAAGIEVFSGGALVQQEPDASSFPSGGIRSTFEARGYTAWDPSSPAFILELGSGSTLCIPTIFVSYTGEALDYKAPLLKSLHLLDEAAVPVCQYFDKNVTRVTATLGWEQEYFLVDEALFLNRPDLSICGRTLVGHYPAKGQQLEDHYFGTIPERVFNYMVDYEMECHKLGIPLRTRHNEVAPGQFECAPMFEEASIAVDHNCLLMDVMERVARRHKLRVLFHEKPFAGVNGSGKHNNWSMSTDTGKNLLSPGKTPRTNLQFLTFFINTIKAVHDNADLLRASIASANNDHRLGANEAPPAIISAFIGTALRSVLNEIENRVDTKTFDDLDKADLRLDIHNKIPDLLLDNTDRNRTSPFAFTGNKFEFRAVGSSANCSKAMTTVNTIVAAQLKAFREEVDATIKGGENKDNAIIKILTRYIGESKNILFEGDNYSDEWAKEATENRGLNNVKTTPEAIDFYATERAKNIFVKNNILSERELHARMEIEFEEYAKKIQIEARIYGELVYNYVLPAAVEYQNELLDNVMKLKAVGLNEEHYKEQIDLAKTITLHLNHLRAALERMVEERKRANRIEHAREKAFAYCNNVKTLFDEIREHADMLERYLPDTKWPLAKYRELLFVK, encoded by the coding sequence ATGATATCAAACAGGTCCTCTGCTATGGAACAGGTGCTTAATCGCGAGGCGATTGAGGTAAAAGTCCCTTCCACCAAAATTTCAGACTATTATGGTTCAAATGTGTTTAGCGAAGAAATTATGCGCAAACACCTGAGTGAAGAAGCCTACTTCAGTGTAAAAGCTTCTATTCAGCATGGCCAGAAAATCGATCGCAAAATAGCCGATCAGGTTGCTGCGAGCATGAAAGCCTGGGCAATGAGCAAAGGAGCTACTCATTATACACACTGGTTTCAGCCACTAACCGGCACCACGGCCGAAAAACACGATAGCTTTTTTACACCAAGCGGTCCCGCAGCAGGTATTGAGGTTTTTAGCGGTGGCGCATTGGTTCAGCAGGAGCCTGATGCATCCAGTTTCCCGAGTGGTGGTATTCGCAGCACATTCGAAGCGCGCGGTTATACAGCATGGGATCCTTCCTCACCGGCATTTATTCTTGAATTAGGCAGTGGCAGCACTTTATGTATTCCAACCATTTTTGTTAGTTATACAGGCGAAGCGCTCGACTATAAAGCACCTTTATTAAAATCGTTACATTTATTAGATGAAGCCGCTGTTCCGGTTTGTCAGTATTTCGATAAAAACGTAACGCGTGTTACCGCAACTTTAGGTTGGGAACAGGAATATTTTTTAGTTGATGAGGCTTTATTTTTAAATCGCCCTGATTTAAGTATTTGCGGCAGAACTTTAGTTGGCCACTACCCTGCTAAAGGTCAGCAGTTAGAAGACCATTATTTCGGAACAATTCCTGAACGTGTATTTAATTACATGGTCGATTACGAAATGGAATGTCATAAATTAGGCATACCACTGCGCACGCGTCACAACGAAGTTGCACCCGGACAATTTGAGTGTGCACCAATGTTTGAAGAAGCCAGTATTGCGGTTGACCATAACTGTTTATTAATGGATGTAATGGAACGTGTAGCACGTCGTCATAAATTGCGTGTATTGTTTCATGAAAAACCATTTGCAGGTGTTAACGGCTCGGGTAAACATAACAACTGGAGTATGAGCACCGATACCGGAAAAAATTTATTAAGTCCCGGTAAAACGCCAAGAACCAATTTACAATTTCTAACATTTTTTATTAATACCATTAAAGCAGTGCACGATAATGCCGATTTATTACGTGCAAGTATTGCCAGTGCAAACAACGATCATCGTTTAGGAGCAAATGAAGCACCACCTGCAATTATTTCAGCATTTATCGGAACAGCATTACGTTCGGTATTAAATGAAATTGAAAATCGTGTTGACACAAAAACATTCGACGATTTAGACAAAGCAGATTTACGTTTGGATATTCATAATAAAATTCCCGATTTATTATTAGATAATACCGACAGAAACAGAACCAGTCCTTTTGCATTTACCGGAAATAAATTTGAATTCCGTGCAGTTGGTTCCAGTGCAAACTGCAGTAAGGCAATGACTACGGTCAATACTATTGTTGCCGCGCAGTTAAAAGCTTTCCGCGAAGAAGTTGACGCTACAATAAAAGGTGGCGAAAATAAAGACAATGCCATTATTAAAATATTGACCCGCTACATTGGTGAGAGTAAAAATATTTTATTTGAAGGCGATAATTACAGCGATGAATGGGCAAAAGAAGCAACCGAAAATCGCGGTTTAAATAATGTAAAAACTACACCTGAAGCAATTGATTTTTATGCGACTGAAAGAGCCAAAAATATTTTTGTAAAAAATAATATTCTCAGCGAACGCGAGTTGCATGCACGTATGGAAATTGAATTTGAAGAATACGCCAAAAAAATTCAGATAGAAGCACGTATATATGGTGAGTTGGTTTACAACTATGTATTACCTGCCGCTGTTGAATACCAAAATGAATTACTCGACAATGTAATGAAATTAAAAGCCGTTGGTTTAAATGAGGAACATTACAAAGAACAAATCGACCTGGCAAAAACAATTACCTTGCATTTAAATCACTTACGCGCAGCTTTAGAGCGCATGGTAGAGGAACGCAAACGCGCCAACCGCATTGAACACGCCCGCGAAAAAGCATTTGCGTATTGCAATAACGTAAAAACATTATTCGACGAAATTCGCGAACACGCCGATATGCTTGAGCGCTATTTACCCGACACCAAATGGCCACTCGCCAAATACCGCGAATTATTATTTGTTAAATAA
- a CDS encoding c-type cytochrome yields the protein MLILSMSMLLLCMFIYSCTTDPEITNWYNEDEYAAGGATTLYEATSGAFSTPAPNLSATAFEKHMAGDVSFESIFVTAPATNNAGLGPIFNDVSCVSCHTLDGRGDKPSVFRVSIPGTDAHGGPNPAPGFGGQLQDKAVFGVLPEGKVDINYVEEFYKYPDGSSYSLLRPVYAISDTYISLPPGTMLSVRAAPPVFGLGLLEAITEADILAAADEFDLNGDGISGKVNYVWDVVSATAKIGRFGWKANQPHLDQQTAGAFSGDMGITSTLFPTESAYGQIQDDGMGDDPEIDFEFLDITSFYTKTLAVPAPRGLEKPNVMLGKQLFFEIGCENCHRQKWTTGIATGIPELSNQTIYPYTDMLLHDMGPGLADNRPDYLASGSEWKTRPLWGIGLTAVANGHTRFLHDARARNLEEAILWHGGEAEKATTAFKNLSAGERAALIAFLEAL from the coding sequence ATGCTTATTTTATCAATGAGCATGCTGTTGTTATGTATGTTTATTTATAGCTGCACAACCGATCCGGAAATTACCAATTGGTATAATGAAGATGAATATGCTGCCGGTGGTGCAACAACATTATATGAAGCAACATCCGGTGCATTTTCTACACCCGCACCTAATTTAAGTGCAACGGCTTTTGAAAAACACATGGCCGGTGATGTAAGTTTTGAATCCATTTTTGTCACCGCACCTGCAACTAATAATGCCGGACTTGGTCCCATTTTTAATGATGTAAGTTGCGTGAGTTGTCATACCCTCGATGGCCGTGGCGATAAACCCAGTGTTTTTCGCGTAAGTATTCCCGGAACGGATGCGCATGGTGGTCCGAATCCGGCACCCGGTTTTGGTGGACAATTACAAGATAAAGCCGTATTTGGAGTTTTGCCGGAGGGAAAAGTGGACATTAATTATGTAGAAGAATTTTATAAATACCCTGATGGCAGCAGTTATAGTTTATTGCGACCGGTGTATGCTATTTCAGATACTTATATTTCACTTCCGCCGGGAACAATGTTGTCGGTACGTGCTGCGCCACCTGTCTTCGGACTCGGTTTGCTCGAGGCAATAACAGAAGCAGATATTTTAGCTGCAGCTGATGAATTTGATTTGAATGGTGATGGCATTTCGGGAAAGGTAAATTACGTTTGGGATGTAGTGAGCGCAACAGCAAAAATTGGTCGTTTTGGCTGGAAGGCAAATCAGCCGCATCTCGACCAGCAAACTGCGGGTGCTTTTAGTGGCGATATGGGTATTACCAGCACATTATTTCCAACTGAATCGGCTTACGGGCAAATTCAGGACGATGGCATGGGTGATGACCCGGAAATTGATTTTGAATTTTTAGATATCACTTCCTTTTACACCAAAACCCTTGCTGTTCCTGCCCCACGGGGTTTAGAAAAGCCAAACGTTATGTTAGGCAAACAACTGTTTTTCGAAATTGGTTGCGAAAATTGTCACCGCCAAAAGTGGACTACCGGCATTGCAACCGGAATTCCTGAGCTAAGTAATCAGACTATTTATCCGTACACAGATATGTTATTACACGACATGGGTCCCGGACTCGCAGATAATCGCCCTGATTACCTTGCAAGCGGTTCCGAATGGAAAACAAGACCATTGTGGGGAATAGGCTTAACGGCTGTTGCGAACGGACATACCCGCTTTTTACACGATGCGAGAGCCAGAAACCTGGAAGAAGCTATTTTATGGCATGGTGGTGAAGCTGAAAAGGCAACTACTGCATTTAAAAACCTGAGCGCCGGTGAACGTGCTGCTTTAATCGCATTTTTAGAGGCTTTGTAA
- a CDS encoding imelysin translates to MVTTQKILLSSLILSITLLPLSSCKEDDPTDIETYDFQPILNHLAQHVITETYVDLHAKSISLVSAVTTLQTSPTAINLEAARQAWRDTRKPWEQSEGFLFGPVSTKGIDPSIDSWPVNVVDLEAVLGSGAVLSKEYIDGLEGTLKGFHTIEFLLWGEDGEKTVDLFTAREFEYLIATCQSLESNTNDLQNSWNVTGENFQSEIAEAGEDGSMYVSQKSAMQEIINGMIGIADEVANGKIYDPLSQLDVTLEESRFSANSKADFIDNIRSIQNLYAGLYMISGDGVTTFIVSENSELNALVEAQMQNAIDLIDAIPGTFTEAIFENPDAVTAAQESVRQLQETLQSQVKPLIDAI, encoded by the coding sequence ATGGTAACTACTCAAAAAATACTCCTTAGCAGTCTCATTTTATCTATAACCTTATTACCACTTTCATCTTGTAAAGAAGATGATCCAACAGATATTGAAACATATGATTTTCAACCGATTTTAAATCATCTTGCACAACATGTAATTACTGAAACTTATGTTGATTTACATGCAAAAAGTATCAGTCTGGTAAGTGCTGTAACTACTTTACAAACAAGCCCTACCGCAATAAACCTCGAAGCTGCACGTCAGGCGTGGCGCGATACACGTAAGCCTTGGGAACAATCGGAAGGATTTTTATTTGGCCCTGTTTCTACAAAAGGTATTGACCCATCTATTGACAGTTGGCCGGTAAATGTTGTCGACCTTGAAGCGGTATTAGGTAGTGGTGCAGTATTATCAAAAGAATATATCGACGGCCTGGAAGGAACATTAAAAGGATTTCATACCATCGAATTTTTATTATGGGGTGAAGATGGTGAAAAAACAGTTGATTTATTTACAGCAAGAGAATTTGAATATTTAATTGCAACCTGTCAGAGTTTGGAAAGTAATACCAACGATTTACAAAATAGCTGGAATGTAACCGGTGAAAATTTTCAAAGCGAAATTGCTGAAGCAGGTGAAGATGGCAGCATGTATGTTAGTCAGAAATCTGCTATGCAGGAAATCATAAACGGTATGATTGGTATTGCTGATGAAGTGGCAAACGGAAAAATTTATGACCCGCTTTCACAATTGGATGTAACATTAGAAGAAAGTCGTTTTAGCGCAAACAGCAAAGCCGATTTTATTGATAATATTCGCAGTATTCAAAATTTATATGCAGGATTATATATGATTTCAGGCGATGGCGTAACAACATTTATTGTTTCTGAAAACTCTGAATTAAATGCACTTGTTGAAGCACAAATGCAAAATGCAATTGATTTAATTGATGCCATTCCGGGAACATTTACAGAAGCCATTTTCGAAAATCCCGATGCTGTTACCGCAGCACAGGAATCTGTACGCCAATTACAGGAAACATTACAAAGTCAGGTAAAACCATTAATTGATGCGATTTAA
- a CDS encoding autotransporter outer membrane beta-barrel domain-containing protein has translation MSLAKITTLLLLLSAGIAVAQTAPEPTKTFNEKFELHGYGEITYNNFNWETYPDKRNNIDLNRVVFEPEYAFSDKLKLEMEIEFEHGGTGSTMEFDKFEEFGEFEMEIEKGGEVIIEEIELAWQIKPWLELKAGRLDVPVGHIAAYGEPLDYLTTTYNNVEAALIPAQWYEYGIGAEAEWKNFTFELSLINGLDNSAFSSANWIQRGNQSRFEYVNAAAFAIAARADYAFSDDIVTGISFYTGNTTPNRPKPDITADGFVQVADIHLHAKFGGFTVNGLLLSGSLQNAEIISEANRNLSNNLNVKRTPVASAALGYFVEGGYNVLATLNKPDHVLNIFCGYYYYDSMYKTTGDIFNNPRWERSEIRPGINYIWQNNIAVKTDYTIRKIGIPDLNKENTFTLALAYKF, from the coding sequence ATGAGCCTAGCCAAAATAACCACCCTCCTCCTATTGCTGTCTGCAGGAATTGCTGTTGCACAAACGGCACCCGAACCGACCAAAACATTCAACGAAAAGTTTGAACTGCACGGATATGGAGAAATTACCTACAACAATTTCAATTGGGAAACTTATCCCGACAAACGAAATAATATCGATCTGAACAGAGTGGTTTTTGAACCGGAATATGCTTTCAGCGATAAACTCAAACTAGAAATGGAAATTGAATTTGAACACGGCGGAACGGGTTCAACAATGGAATTCGACAAGTTTGAAGAGTTCGGAGAGTTTGAAATGGAAATTGAAAAAGGCGGCGAAGTAATTATTGAAGAAATTGAATTGGCCTGGCAAATAAAACCCTGGCTGGAATTAAAAGCGGGCAGATTAGATGTTCCGGTTGGACATATTGCCGCTTATGGTGAACCGCTCGATTATTTAACTACAACCTATAATAATGTGGAAGCGGCATTAATTCCTGCGCAATGGTACGAATACGGAATTGGTGCTGAAGCAGAATGGAAAAATTTCACCTTCGAATTATCACTCATCAACGGATTGGATAATTCAGCATTCAGTTCAGCAAACTGGATTCAACGTGGTAATCAAAGTCGTTTTGAATATGTAAATGCAGCAGCATTCGCAATAGCAGCAAGAGCAGATTATGCATTTAGTGATGATATTGTAACAGGAATAAGTTTTTATACCGGAAATACAACACCTAATCGTCCAAAACCGGATATTACCGCAGACGGATTTGTGCAAGTTGCCGATATTCACTTGCATGCAAAATTTGGCGGATTTACCGTAAATGGTTTATTGTTAAGCGGCTCATTACAAAATGCAGAAATTATTTCTGAAGCAAACAGAAATTTATCCAATAATTTAAATGTAAAACGTACTCCTGTTGCAAGTGCAGCATTAGGTTATTTTGTTGAAGGTGGATATAATGTTTTAGCTACTCTGAATAAACCTGACCATGTTTTAAATATTTTTTGTGGTTATTATTATTACGATTCCATGTATAAAACCACCGGCGATATTTTTAACAATCCGCGCTGGGAACGCAGCGAAATTCGTCCGGGCATTAATTATATCTGGCAAAATAATATAGCCGTAAAAACAGATTATACGATTCGTAAAATTGGTATCCCCGATTTAAATAAAGAAAATACATTCACTTTAGCATTGGCATATAAATTTTAA
- a CDS encoding T9SS type A sorting domain-containing protein, whose translation MRYYKKLALYGSSAAAFLLNNTNAQGQVIYENIDPDMIIYDGHELTYDLNHDGFNDISFNVYSYTSWSSHSGHSYFELFSVNFYFKSFYGILSNPDMASSINIALLHEGDIVGPDSPWATGDQINFPPIIPTSSAYYMGDDAWLSHNNFIGIKFLIDGNTHYGWMRLSFDNVYPLDFYMPYLFIQDYAYEATAETSILIQPPTAGIAENLVFEDVAENNDATDLRLTFNKADDESGIAEYRVYFYKDYWFNHPELEILLSLSPEHYISVLPDGSNHSVYANIMVRDTDNDPIVPDIPYKAVVVSLTNDEINLKSNNSIESNYAKIKISTAETAIQITVNGNGNENCDLSDYTAKFDCPKNDFGVAEYRVFVLPMDSSIFPLSELLVYDETFYTKVLPTGAGSYTVNLNSNQQLVSSNPLNIFNNYNVLVLSIPDSITASNLSMNGSDLPLYYYCETVSVKPEVAIAGNTLTAKDIQVQFPKVFDEAVLELYEVYLIPADEIDAFTINDVALLESYQKISIIPSGSDINVHLPEFLQDIDGNLLLPENEYVIKVGLIGKEIYDNIALSLPSDNFKLTDGSNAGPFVYDMNENELSLMFENPGNYTLNIYNITGQLINTYDLTEALVKINLAYLTPGTYIAQIVELTENNSFKLLIPSTK comes from the coding sequence ATGCGATATTATAAAAAGCTTGCACTTTATGGCTCGTCGGCAGCGGCTTTCCTTTTAAATAATACAAATGCACAAGGTCAAGTGATATATGAAAATATTGATCCTGACATGATTATTTACGATGGCCATGAATTAACCTACGATTTAAATCATGATGGTTTTAACGATATATCATTTAATGTATACTCCTATACTTCATGGTCATCACATTCGGGTCACTCCTATTTTGAGTTATTCAGTGTTAATTTTTATTTTAAATCATTTTATGGCATTTTAAGTAATCCCGATATGGCCTCCTCAATTAATATTGCATTATTACATGAAGGCGATATTGTTGGTCCTGACTCACCTTGGGCAACCGGAGACCAAATAAATTTTCCACCCATTATACCTACATCCTCAGCATATTATATGGGTGATGATGCGTGGCTGAGTCATAATAATTTTATAGGTATCAAATTTTTAATTGATGGTAACACACATTATGGCTGGATGCGTTTAAGTTTTGATAATGTTTACCCTTTAGATTTTTACATGCCTTATTTATTTATTCAAGATTATGCATACGAGGCAACTGCAGAAACTTCAATTTTAATTCAGCCGCCAACAGCGGGAATTGCTGAAAATTTAGTATTTGAAGATGTAGCAGAAAATAACGACGCAACAGATTTAAGATTAACATTCAATAAGGCTGATGACGAATCAGGCATAGCCGAGTATCGAGTTTATTTTTATAAAGATTATTGGTTCAATCATCCTGAATTAGAAATACTATTATCACTATCTCCGGAACATTATATTTCAGTTTTACCGGATGGTAGTAATCATAGTGTCTACGCCAACATTATGGTAAGGGATACTGACAACGATCCGATTGTACCTGATATTCCTTATAAGGCAGTTGTAGTTTCCCTAACAAATGACGAAATAAATTTAAAAAGTAATAATTCCATTGAAAGTAATTATGCCAAAATAAAAATTTCAACTGCTGAAACTGCTATTCAAATAACCGTAAATGGAAATGGAAATGAAAATTGTGATTTATCAGATTATACGGCAAAGTTTGATTGTCCGAAAAACGATTTTGGTGTTGCTGAATACAGGGTTTTTGTATTGCCTATGGATAGCAGTATTTTTCCACTCAGTGAATTGTTAGTTTATGACGAAACATTTTATACCAAAGTATTACCCACAGGTGCAGGCTCATACACGGTAAATCTAAATTCGAATCAACAACTCGTTAGTAGCAATCCATTAAATATATTTAATAATTATAATGTTTTAGTGCTGTCTATTCCCGATAGTATAACTGCCTCAAACTTATCTATGAATGGCAGTGATTTGCCATTATATTACTATTGTGAAACAGTAAGTGTAAAACCCGAAGTTGCCATAGCCGGTAACACATTAACGGCTAAGGATATTCAGGTTCAATTCCCAAAAGTATTCGACGAAGCGGTGTTGGAGTTATATGAAGTTTATTTAATTCCTGCAGATGAAATTGATGCTTTTACGATAAATGATGTTGCACTATTGGAGTCGTATCAAAAAATTTCAATTATACCTTCAGGTAGTGATATTAATGTGCATTTGCCGGAATTTTTGCAAGACATAGATGGTAATCTGTTATTACCTGAAAACGAATATGTAATAAAAGTGGGATTAATAGGAAAGGAAATTTATGATAATATCGCATTATCACTTCCTTCCGATAATTTTAAATTAACCGATGGCAGTAATGCAGGTCCATTCGTGTATGATATGAACGAAAATGAACTTTCTTTAATGTTTGAAAATCCGGGTAATTATACATTAAATATATATAATATCACCGGACAGTTAATCAATACATACGATTTGACCGAAGCACTTGTAAAAATTAACCTTGCTTACTTAACACCCGGAACATATATCGCTCAAATTGTTGAATTGACAGAAAATAATTCATTTAAACTTTTAATACCAAGTACTAAATGA